A DNA window from Ornithobacterium rhinotracheale DSM 15997 contains the following coding sequences:
- the era gene encoding GTPase Era, producing MQKNFKSGFVNIVGNPNVGKSTLMNQLVGERLSIITNKVQTTRHRIMGIVTTPEMQIVFSDTPGVLQPAYELQSRMMNFVEEAFKDADIILYVVEPNEKELLNEEFNEKLKKLNIPVIILINKIDESTQEAMESAVNFWHEQLPKAEILPISALEGFNTDLLLDKIKALLPYGPQYYPEDQLTDKSERFIVNEVIREKILENYQKEIPYAVEVVTERFKEDLHMIRIDADIYVERDSQKGILIGHQGSSLSKVGKEARLALEKFFQKKVYLQLYVKVRKNWRKKDSDLERFGYKK from the coding sequence ATGCAAAAGAATTTCAAATCTGGTTTTGTAAATATTGTAGGAAATCCCAATGTGGGAAAATCTACGCTTATGAATCAATTGGTGGGCGAACGCCTTTCCATTATTACCAATAAAGTGCAAACGACGCGCCACCGCATCATGGGAATCGTAACAACACCCGAGATGCAAATCGTGTTCTCGGACACGCCGGGTGTGCTGCAACCTGCTTATGAGTTGCAATCCCGCATGATGAATTTTGTGGAAGAGGCTTTCAAAGATGCCGACATTATTCTCTATGTGGTGGAACCGAACGAAAAAGAGCTTTTGAACGAGGAGTTTAATGAAAAGTTGAAGAAATTAAATATTCCTGTCATTATTCTCATTAATAAAATAGACGAATCTACCCAAGAAGCAATGGAATCTGCCGTAAACTTCTGGCATGAACAATTGCCTAAAGCCGAAATTTTACCGATTTCTGCCTTGGAAGGATTTAATACAGATTTGCTTTTAGACAAGATTAAAGCCTTGTTGCCGTATGGGCCACAGTATTATCCAGAAGATCAATTAACGGATAAATCGGAACGCTTTATCGTGAACGAAGTAATTCGTGAAAAGATTTTGGAAAATTACCAAAAAGAAATTCCTTATGCAGTGGAAGTGGTAACGGAACGCTTTAAGGAAGATTTACACATGATCCGCATTGATGCGGATATTTATGTAGAGCGCGATTCGCAAAAGGGAATTTTGATTGGGCACCAAGGTAGTTCTCTCTCTAAAGTAGGCAAAGAAGCCCGCTTGGCGCTTGAGAAATTCTTCCAGAAGAAAGTGTACTTGCAATTATATGTAAAGGTGCGCAAAAACTGGCGAAAAAAGGATTCGGATTTGGAGCGATTCGGATACAAAAAATAA
- a CDS encoding MFS transporter — MNLVKTKNPLKWVPTVYFAMGFPLITISMVSVVMFKDLGVSNDEIARYTSLLLLPWSFKPLFSIIMELFGTKRKYIIFAEFISAIMLGAVVFALPLPDFFKIAIAFMGVMAISGSVHDIAGDGIYMEQLDTETQSKYSGWQGAFYNMAKVLANGGLVFLAGWLSSHLGFSPVESWQSVMAISAGIMALVAFYHIFMLPKDIRKKTEGNFKEKLQELWFIIKDFFTKKYIIYYLFFIFFYRFAEGLAMKVAPMFLKDSVANGGLDLSNESYGLIYGTFGAVAFIAGSILAGYYISKFGLKKTLFTLALAFNIPFVVYLLLAMFHPHSLYIVSVGIVFEYFGYGFGFVGLILFMMQQIAPGKYQMTHYAFANSIMNLSVLVPGIVSGFLSEKPNQIMILNKLNLTHWVPQEFLGYELFFMLVMVFTIPALLMTWFVPFTYDDEKK, encoded by the coding sequence ATGAATTTAGTTAAAACAAAAAATCCACTAAAATGGGTGCCTACCGTTTACTTTGCGATGGGGTTTCCATTAATCACCATTTCGATGGTTTCGGTGGTGATGTTCAAAGATCTAGGAGTGAGCAACGATGAAATTGCACGCTATACATCACTTTTGTTGCTGCCTTGGTCGTTCAAGCCACTCTTTAGTATTATTATGGAGCTTTTCGGAACCAAAAGAAAATACATCATTTTTGCCGAATTTATTTCAGCCATTATGTTGGGAGCGGTTGTTTTTGCATTGCCGTTGCCCGATTTCTTCAAGATAGCCATTGCCTTTATGGGCGTGATGGCGATTAGCGGCTCGGTGCACGACATTGCGGGCGATGGAATCTATATGGAGCAACTCGACACCGAGACTCAAAGTAAATACTCGGGCTGGCAAGGTGCTTTTTACAATATGGCAAAAGTCTTGGCAAATGGTGGCTTGGTGTTCTTGGCGGGCTGGCTTTCTTCGCATTTGGGCTTTTCGCCTGTAGAATCTTGGCAATCGGTGATGGCGATCAGTGCAGGGATTATGGCATTGGTCGCATTTTACCATATTTTTATGTTGCCAAAAGATATCAGAAAAAAAACGGAAGGAAATTTTAAAGAAAAACTGCAAGAATTGTGGTTCATCATCAAAGATTTCTTTACCAAAAAATACATTATTTACTATTTATTCTTCATATTCTTTTATCGATTTGCAGAAGGCTTAGCCATGAAGGTAGCCCCTATGTTTTTAAAAGACAGCGTAGCCAACGGCGGATTAGATTTAAGCAATGAATCCTATGGCTTAATCTACGGAACCTTTGGAGCCGTAGCCTTTATCGCAGGTTCCATTCTAGCGGGGTATTATATTTCTAAATTTGGGCTAAAGAAAACTTTGTTTACACTTGCCTTGGCGTTCAATATTCCATTTGTGGTGTATTTGCTTTTAGCAATGTTTCACCCACATAGTTTATACATTGTTTCCGTTGGGATTGTTTTTGAATATTTCGGGTACGGATTTGGTTTTGTGGGCTTAATCCTATTTATGATGCAGCAAATCGCCCCAGGCAAATACCAGATGACGCACTATGCCTTTGCCAATAGTATTATGAATTTAAGCGTCTTGGTGCCAGGCATTGTAAGCGGTTTCTTAAGCGAAAAGCCAAACCAAATCATGATTTTAAACAAATTGAACCTCACACATTGGGTGCCGCAAGAATTTTTGGGTTATGAGTTGTTTTTTATGCTCGTAATGGTGTTTACTATACCCGCCTTGCTCATGACATGGTTTGTGCCATTTACCTACGACGACGAGAAGAAATAA
- a CDS encoding GH92 family glycosyl hydrolase encodes MRIRHTILALAGLLFFTHCEKKTTSTEEENAEKLDLVQYVDPFIGTGEHGHTYPGATMPFGMLQVSPINGVSAWDWCSGYHYSDSIIIGFGHLTLSGTGIGDLNDVKLMPASITVDLAQLSVGKDKQYPEKSTALRDMLPYKSRYSHSNETATPGYYQVFLEDPKINVELTTAKRVAFHRYTYADGAEQSVVFNPGFAINWDDPTHMRLTQKDENTLIGERFSTGWAKNQKVFFAIRFNKPITEFKTHMQGENITSAQAFFNNENKELLVKVALSSVSTDNALQNMATEGEGFPFDEIRDKAKLAWNEALESINVESDNKDLKTIFYTALYHTKVAPVTFSDANGDFRLENDSIVKKANYTAYSTFSLWDTFRTEHPLLTITDPDKVADMINSMLAYYQVNKLLPVWTLYGNETNTMTGYHSVAVIAEAYLKGVRGFNAEEAYQAMKATMMSDARGLDLYKKYGYVPYDKLDESVTITLEYAYDDWCLAQMAKKLGKEEDYKYFLNRSMAYKKLFDPSVEFMRGKSADGQWNPVFDPKHSNHREHTDYTEGNAWQHSWFVPQDVNGFIALFPSKEAFTNKLENLFTESSEITGDNVSVDISGLIGQYAHGNEPSHHIAYLFNKAGQPWRTQYWVNHILKTQYNTTPEGYSGNEDCGQMSAWYVMSAIGLYPMNPASTEYEITSPMFAKTTMKVGQGKTFVIEAKNFSDKNIYIQKATLNGKPLQGTSISHEQIMQGGTLVLELGAEPNKSGSLN; translated from the coding sequence ATGAGAATCAGACATACAATTTTAGCGTTGGCAGGTCTGTTGTTTTTCACCCATTGCGAGAAAAAAACAACATCGACCGAAGAGGAAAATGCCGAAAAATTAGATTTAGTACAATATGTAGATCCGTTCATCGGGACGGGCGAGCATGGGCACACTTACCCTGGGGCTACTATGCCGTTTGGCATGTTGCAGGTGAGCCCCATCAATGGCGTGAGTGCTTGGGACTGGTGTTCGGGCTATCATTATTCAGATAGTATCATCATCGGTTTTGGGCATTTAACCCTGAGCGGAACAGGGATTGGGGATTTAAACGATGTAAAACTAATGCCCGCTTCTATTACGGTAGATTTAGCGCAACTCAGCGTGGGAAAAGACAAGCAGTATCCAGAGAAATCAACCGCTTTGCGCGATATGTTGCCGTATAAATCTCGCTATTCGCATAGCAACGAAACCGCTACGCCAGGTTATTATCAAGTATTTTTAGAAGACCCTAAAATCAATGTAGAGCTCACCACGGCAAAGAGAGTGGCGTTTCATCGTTATACTTATGCTGATGGTGCGGAGCAAAGCGTGGTGTTTAATCCAGGTTTTGCCATCAATTGGGACGATCCTACGCACATGCGTTTAACCCAAAAAGATGAAAATACATTGATCGGGGAAAGATTCAGCACTGGCTGGGCAAAGAATCAAAAAGTATTTTTTGCCATTCGTTTTAATAAACCAATCACTGAGTTTAAAACGCATATGCAAGGCGAGAATATTACATCTGCGCAAGCATTCTTTAATAATGAAAACAAAGAACTTTTGGTAAAAGTAGCACTATCTTCGGTGAGCACCGACAATGCTTTGCAAAACATGGCAACCGAAGGAGAGGGCTTTCCGTTTGATGAAATTAGAGATAAAGCCAAGCTCGCTTGGAACGAAGCCTTGGAAAGCATAAATGTAGAGAGCGATAACAAAGACTTAAAAACAATTTTCTACACCGCCTTGTATCATACCAAGGTGGCACCCGTAACTTTCTCAGACGCCAATGGCGATTTTCGTCTAGAGAACGATAGTATCGTGAAAAAAGCCAATTATACAGCCTATTCTACTTTCTCGTTGTGGGATACCTTCAGAACAGAACACCCGTTGCTCACGATTACAGATCCAGACAAGGTGGCAGATATGATTAATTCTATGCTAGCCTATTATCAAGTGAATAAACTATTGCCTGTTTGGACTTTGTACGGAAACGAAACCAATACCATGACAGGCTACCATTCCGTGGCGGTGATTGCAGAGGCTTATTTGAAAGGAGTAAGAGGCTTTAATGCAGAAGAAGCCTACCAAGCCATGAAAGCAACCATGATGAGCGATGCACGAGGCTTGGATTTGTATAAAAAATACGGCTATGTGCCTTATGATAAATTAGACGAATCGGTAACTATTACTTTGGAATATGCTTACGACGATTGGTGTTTGGCACAAATGGCTAAAAAACTAGGCAAGGAAGAAGATTATAAATATTTCTTGAATCGTTCCATGGCTTACAAAAAATTGTTTGACCCAAGCGTGGAATTTATGCGAGGAAAATCTGCCGATGGGCAATGGAATCCAGTTTTTGATCCAAAACATTCCAACCACAGAGAGCACACCGACTACACCGAAGGAAACGCTTGGCAGCACAGCTGGTTTGTGCCACAAGATGTCAATGGATTTATTGCCTTGTTCCCAAGCAAAGAGGCGTTTACTAATAAGTTAGAAAACTTATTTACCGAAAGTTCTGAAATCACGGGAGACAATGTTTCAGTAGATATTTCTGGGCTTATTGGGCAATACGCACACGGAAACGAGCCAAGCCATCACATTGCTTATTTGTTCAACAAAGCGGGGCAGCCGTGGCGCACGCAATATTGGGTGAATCATATTTTAAAAACTCAGTATAACACCACGCCAGAGGGCTATAGCGGAAACGAAGATTGCGGACAAATGTCGGCTTGGTATGTGATGAGTGCTATTGGGTTATACCCTATGAATCCAGCCTCTACCGAATACGAAATCACTTCGCCTATGTTTGCTAAAACCACGATGAAAGTGGGGCAAGGCAAAACTTTTGTGATCGAGGCTAAAAACTTTTCAGATAAGAACATTTATATCCAGAAAGCAACGCTTAACGGCAAGCCATTGCAAGGCACTTCCATTTCCCATGAGCAAATCATGCAAGGCGGAACTTTGGTGCTTGAGCTAGGTGCCGAGCCAAACAAAAGCGGGTCTTTAAATTAA
- a CDS encoding DUF695 domain-containing protein: MTDYSERYQTFWDWFKTEEQSFHAIIMEGDNSTIEKEVLDPIIEHLKLVDGDLQALLGDAGNRMAELIVTPDGRVTSIVFAEELIAHAPQDLPHWRFIALKPAMKEQIPEMAIKMHGYEFSPANIQFHPVVYEDFPDEVEVIFTHKDMNEDNKGNITQGVFIFLDNYFGEMNMVTRIDFADVCAPNEVEGELIPIQKLDSYLKWRESEFLEKTKDIYYDDSEDSFQALEGNSEQGRIVAVANQDVLQWEGKSSYPWMLALELSFPENLSTDALFNLLNQIEDEIEEEINQVFQDKKEMVFVCRETIPNLRTIFYACKDFRKATKIVDGICQKYQQEIDSSFDIYKDKYWRSVERFNILG, encoded by the coding sequence ATGACAGATTACAGCGAAAGATACCAAACCTTTTGGGATTGGTTCAAAACAGAAGAACAAAGTTTCCATGCAATCATTATGGAGGGCGATAATTCAACGATAGAAAAAGAAGTCTTAGACCCCATTATAGAGCATTTGAAGCTGGTAGATGGCGATTTGCAAGCACTATTAGGCGATGCAGGAAATCGTATGGCTGAGCTTATCGTTACTCCCGATGGGCGAGTTACTTCCATTGTTTTTGCTGAGGAGTTAATAGCCCACGCACCGCAGGATTTGCCTCATTGGAGGTTTATCGCCCTCAAACCTGCGATGAAAGAGCAAATCCCCGAGATGGCTATCAAAATGCACGGCTACGAATTTAGCCCCGCAAACATTCAGTTTCACCCAGTGGTGTATGAGGATTTTCCCGATGAGGTAGAGGTTATCTTTACCCACAAAGATATGAACGAAGACAACAAGGGAAACATTACGCAAGGCGTGTTTATTTTCTTGGACAATTATTTTGGCGAAATGAATATGGTTACCCGCATTGATTTTGCCGATGTTTGCGCCCCAAACGAGGTGGAGGGAGAGCTTATCCCGATACAGAAACTCGACAGCTACCTCAAATGGCGAGAGTCTGAATTTTTGGAAAAAACAAAAGATATTTATTACGACGATTCCGAAGATAGTTTTCAAGCATTAGAGGGCAACTCCGAACAGGGGCGTATAGTAGCCGTGGCGAACCAAGATGTTTTGCAGTGGGAAGGCAAGTCCTCCTACCCGTGGATGCTCGCGCTAGAACTTTCCTTTCCCGAAAATCTTTCTACAGACGCTCTTTTTAACTTATTAAATCAAATAGAAGATGAGATTGAGGAGGAAATAAACCAAGTATTTCAAGATAAAAAAGAAATGGTATTTGTGTGTAGAGAGACCATTCCAAATCTGCGAACCATCTTTTATGCCTGCAAAGATTTTCGCAAGGCGACCAAAATAGTAGATGGCATTTGCCAGAAATACCAACAGGAAATAGACAGCAGCTTTGATATTTATAAAGACAAATACTGGCGAAGCGTGGAGCGATTTAATATTTTAGGTTAA
- a CDS encoding DUF4982 domain-containing protein, translating to MKKIGLWLASLLWVANLSAQNRSNTLLEKDWRFTRQDDASFSNEKLNDSKWQKVRIPHDWAIYGPFDIENDIQRTAIKQDGQKAPIAHAGRTGGLPFVGVGWYRRAFDLPEFNENQKVYLQFDGAMSHAQVFVNGQKVGIWPYGYNTFYFDVTPYVRKGNNALAVRLENKTQQSRWYPGAGLYRNVHLITTNKTHIPIWGVQITTPVIEKDFAQIKVKTQVDKGGQKTGTFWVQTEIIDPQGQAVKVEKKELDKYSVGNVIEQDIYVEHPALWDTENPNLYKAITKLYHNQTLEDEYTTTFGIRSIEVKPNDGFYLNGRKIMIQGACMHHDLGPLGGAVNEAAIRRQIRMLKDMGVNAIRTSHNMPAPEYVKLANEMGMMLAVETFDEWGIPKVENGYHLEFKDWAKKDLENVVKHYRNDPSVIMWFIGNEVEEQSNPQGAKVARQLQDIIHNLDKTRPVSNGMDRPDHVLKNNMAATLDIAGFNYRPHKYQEEYKTLPQQIILGSETASTISSRGVYKFPVERQSMPKYKDQQISSYDLSHCSWSNLPEDDWIVQEDLPYTIGEFIWTGFDYLGEPTPYYSEWPSHSSYFGAIDLAGIPKDRFYLYRSHWNKDKETLHILPHWNWKGREGEITPVFVYTNHPTAELFINGKSQGKRTKQKVDLEKSGTGEAKKNLERQKRYRLMWLDTKYEPGTLKVVAYDKDGKAVAEKEIHTAGTPHHFKMTVENPSIKADGKDLAFVTIEVVDKDGNLVPDYNELATFKASGAATYRAAANGDPTCTDQFHLPKMHFFNGKLVAIIQAKEKAGKAMLQVKSKGVKTGQVSIEVK from the coding sequence ATGAAAAAAATAGGACTTTGGCTGGCAAGCCTTTTATGGGTAGCGAATCTTTCTGCGCAAAATCGAAGCAATACTTTGCTTGAGAAAGATTGGCGTTTTACCCGACAAGATGATGCTTCTTTCTCAAACGAAAAATTAAACGATAGTAAATGGCAAAAGGTGCGTATTCCGCATGATTGGGCAATTTATGGTCCGTTTGATATCGAAAACGATATTCAGCGCACCGCCATCAAGCAAGATGGGCAAAAGGCGCCCATAGCGCACGCGGGCAGAACGGGTGGCCTCCCATTTGTAGGGGTGGGCTGGTATCGCAGGGCTTTTGATTTGCCAGAATTTAATGAAAATCAAAAAGTGTATCTCCAATTTGATGGAGCAATGAGCCACGCGCAAGTCTTTGTCAATGGGCAAAAGGTGGGTATTTGGCCCTATGGGTACAACACCTTCTACTTTGATGTAACCCCGTATGTGCGTAAAGGGAACAATGCCCTCGCTGTGCGCCTTGAAAACAAAACTCAGCAATCGCGCTGGTACCCTGGGGCGGGCTTATACCGAAATGTGCATTTAATCACTACGAATAAAACCCATATCCCCATTTGGGGCGTGCAAATTACTACGCCTGTCATTGAGAAAGATTTTGCCCAAATTAAGGTGAAAACTCAGGTGGATAAAGGAGGGCAAAAGACTGGAACTTTCTGGGTGCAAACCGAAATTATAGACCCGCAAGGGCAAGCGGTGAAGGTGGAGAAAAAGGAGTTGGATAAATATTCCGTGGGGAATGTCATAGAGCAGGATATCTATGTGGAGCACCCCGCTTTGTGGGATACCGAGAATCCTAATCTATACAAAGCCATCACCAAGCTATATCATAACCAAACGCTGGAAGATGAGTACACCACTACCTTCGGGATTCGTAGCATTGAGGTGAAGCCAAACGATGGATTTTATCTAAATGGTAGAAAAATTATGATTCAAGGCGCTTGTATGCACCACGATTTAGGTCCACTAGGGGGCGCAGTGAATGAGGCAGCCATTCGCCGCCAAATCCGTATGCTCAAAGATATGGGCGTAAATGCCATCAGAACCTCGCACAATATGCCCGCGCCAGAGTATGTGAAACTTGCCAACGAGATGGGGATGATGCTCGCCGTGGAAACTTTTGACGAGTGGGGCATTCCGAAAGTAGAGAATGGCTATCATTTAGAATTTAAAGACTGGGCTAAAAAGGATTTAGAAAATGTGGTAAAACACTACCGCAACGACCCAAGTGTGATTATGTGGTTCATTGGAAACGAAGTGGAGGAGCAGAGCAATCCGCAAGGGGCTAAAGTTGCTAGACAATTGCAAGATATCATCCATAATTTAGACAAAACCCGCCCCGTTTCCAATGGAATGGACAGGCCAGACCATGTGCTGAAAAACAATATGGCTGCCACGCTTGACATCGCAGGATTTAACTACCGCCCACATAAATATCAGGAGGAGTATAAAACCTTACCACAGCAAATAATACTCGGTAGCGAAACGGCCTCCACCATCAGTTCGCGTGGCGTGTATAAATTCCCTGTGGAAAGACAATCAATGCCTAAGTATAAAGATCAGCAAATTTCATCATACGATTTGTCGCATTGTTCATGGTCAAACTTGCCAGAAGACGACTGGATTGTGCAAGAAGATTTGCCGTACACCATTGGTGAATTCATCTGGACAGGCTTCGATTACCTAGGAGAGCCTACGCCGTATTATTCAGAATGGCCGTCGCATAGCTCGTACTTTGGAGCCATTGACTTGGCGGGGATTCCAAAAGATAGATTTTACCTATACCGAAGCCACTGGAATAAAGACAAGGAAACCTTGCACATCTTGCCACATTGGAACTGGAAAGGAAGAGAAGGCGAAATCACCCCAGTATTTGTATACACCAATCACCCTACGGCAGAATTATTCATTAATGGAAAAAGCCAAGGAAAACGCACTAAACAAAAAGTAGACCTAGAAAAAAGCGGAACAGGCGAGGCCAAGAAAAATCTAGAACGCCAAAAACGCTACCGCCTTATGTGGCTAGATACCAAGTACGAGCCAGGAACGCTCAAAGTAGTAGCCTATGACAAAGACGGAAAAGCTGTCGCCGAGAAAGAAATCCATACCGCAGGCACTCCCCACCATTTTAAAATGACGGTGGAAAATCCAAGCATCAAAGCTGATGGCAAGGATTTAGCATTCGTAACGATAGAGGTGGTGGACAAAGACGGAAACTTAGTGCCAGATTATAACGAATTAGCCACATTTAAAGCCTCAGGTGCAGCAACCTATCGCGCAGCGGCTAATGGCGACCCTACTTGTACAGACCAGTTTCATTTGCCTAAGATGCATTTCTTCAATGGCAAGCTTGTAGCAATCATTCAGGCCAAGGAGAAGGCAGGTAAGGCAATGCTACAAGTAAAGTCCAAAGGCGTGAAAACAGGTCAAGTAAGCATTGAGGTGAAGTAG
- a CDS encoding nucleoid-associated protein, whose product MIESISVHKVGNKTLDDTLIISDFPVLVDGEDMPMLESYFTKYFKSEELFHFDNSEGDNEVFAEVAKVFEDSEYAHEASEKLAQRLFEYSEHPRIKPGEFYLVYFSSIEYRNEIVQAVGLFKTETHEQFLKVYPKNEGYTIELHEGISTKKIDKGCIIYNTDKEDGYRVYIIDKATGGEEAHFWVDGFLQLSQVENNYFNTDYVMTTCRNFVTQQMPEEFDVTRVDQADLLNRSIDFFKQQEKFEHDKFCNQVFGSDELIESFEGYVQQCNNDFEVDLKDNFSLDKTAVKKQNRLFKSVIKLDKDFHIYVHGDRKKISREEDSKGKYYKIYFEEEK is encoded by the coding sequence ATGATTGAAAGTATTTCGGTGCATAAAGTGGGTAACAAAACCCTAGATGATACATTAATTATTTCGGATTTTCCTGTATTGGTAGATGGCGAAGATATGCCTATGCTGGAATCTTATTTTACCAAATATTTTAAAAGTGAGGAGCTTTTTCATTTTGATAATTCAGAGGGAGATAATGAGGTTTTTGCAGAGGTGGCTAAGGTATTTGAAGATTCTGAATATGCGCACGAGGCTTCGGAAAAATTGGCGCAGCGTCTTTTTGAATATTCAGAGCACCCGAGGATTAAGCCAGGAGAGTTTTATCTCGTATATTTTAGCTCTATCGAGTACCGAAATGAAATCGTGCAAGCCGTGGGGCTCTTTAAAACCGAAACGCACGAGCAATTTCTGAAAGTGTATCCTAAAAATGAGGGCTATACCATTGAATTGCACGAGGGGATTTCAACCAAGAAAATAGATAAAGGTTGTATCATTTATAATACTGATAAAGAAGATGGCTATCGTGTTTATATTATAGATAAAGCGACGGGTGGCGAAGAAGCACATTTTTGGGTGGATGGATTTTTGCAACTTTCGCAAGTGGAGAATAATTATTTTAACACGGATTATGTGATGACAACTTGCCGAAATTTTGTAACTCAACAAATGCCCGAGGAGTTTGATGTAACGCGCGTGGATCAAGCCGATTTGTTGAATCGCTCGATTGATTTCTTTAAACAGCAAGAAAAGTTTGAACACGATAAATTCTGCAATCAAGTCTTTGGTAGCGATGAGCTGATCGAGAGTTTTGAAGGTTATGTGCAACAATGTAACAACGATTTTGAGGTGGATTTAAAGGATAATTTCTCGCTGGATAAAACGGCGGTGAAAAAACAAAACCGCTTGTTTAAAAGTGTGATTAAATTAGATAAAGATTTTCATATTTATGTCCATGGCGACCGAAAGAAAATTTCGCGCGAGGAGGATAGTAAAGGTAAATATTACAAAATCTATTTTGAAGAAGAAAAGTAA